The Wansuia hejianensis genomic interval AGATGCCTTCCGCAAGCTGGCGCCCCGGACACAGGTGAAAAATCCGGTCATGTTTCTGGTGTTTGTGTCAGCAATTCTGACGTCTATATTATTTATCGTATCCCTGTTTGGGATACGTGACGCCCAGCCGGGATTCATCCTGGGCATTGCGGTGATCCTCTGGTTCACGGTGCTGTTCGCTAACTTTGCGGAGGCTATTGCAGAAGGGCGGGGGAAGGCCCAGGCAGATACCCTGCGTGCCGCGAAAAGAGAGGTGGAAGCCCACAGGATTCCAGCTCCGGGCAGGAGAGATGAGATCACGAAGGTCCTTTCAGCAGATCTGAAAAAGGGTGACTTTGTAATCGTAACGGCCGGGGAACAAATCCCAGGCGACGGAGAGGTTGTGGAAGGAGCGGCCAGTGTGGACGAGAGTGCCATCACCGGAGAGTCGGCGCCGGTCATCCGTGAAGCGGGAGGTGACCGGAGCGCGGTCACCGGAGGCACCATGGTGCTGTCAGACTGGATCGTGATCAGAATCACCAGCGATCCGGGCGAAAGCTTCCTGGATAAAATGATTTCCATGGTGGAAGGCGCAGCGCGAAAAAAGACGCCCAATGAAATCGCACTGGAAATCTTCCTGGTAGCGCTGTCTATCATATTTATATTGGTAACCATGTCGCTGTACGCCTATTCACTGTTTTCTGCTAATCAGATGGGTGTGCCCAATCCCACTTCCGTAACTGCACTGGTGGCCCTTCTGGTCTGCCTGGCGCCGACCACCATTGGAGCCTTGCTCTCTGCCATCGGCATTGCAGGTATGAGCCGTCTGAACGAGGCCAATGTGCTGGCCATGAGCGGCCGCGCCATTGAAGCAGCCGGGGATGTGGATACTCTGCTGCTGGATAAGACTGGCACCATCACTCTGGGGAACCGGCAGGCCAGCGAATTCATCGCAGTGGACGGCCACAGTGTGAGAGAACTGGCGGACGCTGCGCAGCTTTCTTCTCTGCCGGATGAGACGCCGGAAGGGCGGAGTGTTGTGATTCTGGCTAAAGAGAAATTTAATATCCGCCAGCGCAGCCTGGAAGGCACAGATATGAAATTTATCCCCTTTACGGCTAAAACCAGAATGAGCGGAGTGGACACCAATGAATTCCAGATCCGCAAAGGCGCCGCAGACGCCATGAAGGCCTACGTGGAAAGCTCAGGAGGGATTTACAGCAGGGAATGCGAGGATGTAGTTACGAAAATTGCCAATCAAGGAGGCACGCCGCTAGTTGTGGCCAAAAACCATATCATCCTGGGCGTGATTTATCTGAAGGATATCATCAAATCCGGAGTAAAAGAAAAATTTGCCGATCTTAGAAAAATGGGTATACGGACCGTAATGGTGACAGGAGATAACCCGCTGACCGCCGCCGCAATCGCAGCGGAGGCAGGCGTGGACGATTTTATCTCTGAAGCCACCCCGGAAACAAAGCTGGAAAAAATCCGGGAGCTGCAGAATAAAGGCCATATGGTTGCGATGACGGGAGACGGTACCAACGACGCGCCCGCCCTGGCCCAGGCAGATGTGGCGGTAGCCATGAACACCGGCACGCAGGCGGCCAAAGAGGCCGGAAACATGGTGGATCTGGATTCATCGCCGACGAAGCTGATTGATATCGTGAGAATCGGAAAGCAGCTGTTAATGACCAGGGGCAGCCTGACCACTTTCAGCATTGCCAATGATGTGGCTAAATATTTCGCCATCATCCCGGCGTTGTTTATGAGCCTTTATCCGGGGCTGGCCACTCTGAATATCATGAAGCTTCACAGCGCGGAGAGCGCCATCTTCTCAGCCATCATATACAACGCGCTGATCATCATCGCGCTGATACCGCTGGCGCTGAAGGGAGTAAAGTACCGGGAGGTTTCCGCAGGTAAGCTGCTGTCCAGGAACCTTCTGATCTACGGGCTGGGAGGTATTATCGCCCCATTTATCTGTATTAAGGTGATTGATATGCTTCTGGTGTTATTCGGGTTATTCTGATTGAGGAAAGGAATGAGCAGGTATGACTAAAAAAAAGAGCACATTTTCCAGAGCTTTGCTTTTGTTTTTCATTATGATGATCCTTTGCGGGCTGATCTATACAGTGGTCTGCACAGGCCTTTCACAGCTGTTTTTCGGACGGAAAGCCAACGGGAGCATTATAGAAGTGAATGGCGTGAAGTACGGAAGCGAGCTGCTGGCCCAGCAGTTTAACGATGAATCCCATATGTGGGGGAGGATCATGAATCTGGATGTGAGCACCTATACGGACGAGGATGGAAATGCTCTGATGTACGCAGGTCCCTCAAATAAAAGCCCGGCCAGTGAGGAATACCGGGAAACCATCGGCGAGCGGGTGGCTATGATAAAAGAAGCCAATCCGGATGCAGAGATGGAGCAGGTGCCGGTAGAGCTGGTTACGGCTTCCGGCAGTGGGCTGGACCCCCATATTTCGCCGGCAGCGGCAGAATACCAGGTGCCCCGGCTTGCCAAAGCCAATGGAATGACTGAGGAGGAAGTCCGCAGCATCATCAAAAAGTATACAACCGGAAGGTTTCTCGGGATTTTCGGAGAAGAAACGGTGAACGTTCTGGAAGTAAATCTGGCGCTGGAGGGAATCCTGTAATTATGGAGATGGATAACCGTCCCGATCCTGACCGGCTGCTGAAGCAGGTGGAATCGGAAGAACAGAACAGGAAAAAGGGAAAACTGAAAATTTTTTTCGGCTATGCCGCAGGCGTGGGCAAGACCTACGCCATGCTGCAGGCCGCCCGCCAGGCCGCGGCGGAAGGAACCGATACCGTGGCAGGATATGTGGAACCTCATGCCCGCCCGGAGACAACTGCTCTCCTGGACGGGCTTGAAGTGCTTCCTGTCAGAGAAATTCCATATAAAAATATCTTGCTGAAGGAATTTGATCTGGATGCGGCTCTGGCGAGGAATCCGCAGCTGATTCTGGTGGATGAGCTGGCCCATACCAATGCGCCCGGTTCCCGTCATACGAAACGGTACCAGGATATACAGGAGCTGCTGGCCGCGGGGATTACTGTCTATACGACGGTCAACGTCCAGCATCTGGAAAGCCTGACGGACATTGTGGCGTCCTTCACAGGAATTGTAATCCATGAGAGGATTCCTGATTTTGTATTTGACGGCGCCGATAAAATCGAGCTGGTGGATATCGAGCCGGAGGAGCTGCTAGCCCGTTTCCAGGAAGGGAAGGTTTACCGGAAGCAGCAGGCAGGAAGGGCGATGGATCATTTCTTTACAATTGATAATCTGCAGGCCCTGCGGGAAATCGCCCTCCGCCGGACGGCAGACCAGGTGAATCTGAAAACTGAACGGATGCGTGAACAGAACAGAGGCAGTGAATACTGCACCGATGAGCATATCCTGGTCTGTCTTTCACCTTCGCCGTCCAATGCGAAGGTCATACGGGCGGCCGCCAGAATGGTCAAAGCCTTTAAAGCCAGGTTTTCAGCCGTATATGTGGACAGCGGCAGGAACAAGCCGCTGAACAGCGAGGACCTCATGCGGCTTCAGATGAATGAAAAACTGGCGGAGCAGCTGGAAGCCAGGATTATCACTCTGTTTGGAGAATCCATCACCGGGCAGATCGCGGAATACGCCAGGGTTGCCGGAGTATCAAAAATTGTGTTGGGACGCAGCTATACGAAACATAAGAAATCCAGTTTTTCTGAACAACTGGCAAAGCTGCTGCCGAAGCTGGAAATCTATCTGATCCCTGATACATACTCCAGTGCGTACAGGGGAAAATATTCCAGGAAGGGACGTACGGCTGTTGTCAAGAATAAAGAGGAGCGGCAGACGCATATGATGCGGGACCTGGCGGTTCTGGCGGCAATTCTGGCCATATCTACAGCAGCTGCGGTATGCTTCCGCGCGCTGGGGCTGGATGACTCAAACAGCATTATGATCTATATATTGGGCATACTTCTGACAGCGCTGATTACGGAAAAGCAGATCTACAGCCTGTTTTCGGTACTGGGAGGCGTGGTTTGCTTTAACCTGCTGTTCACAGAACCGATAGGTACACTGCTGGTCAGCCAGCCGGGATACTTTGTTACCTTTGGAGTTATGTTTGCCGTTGGCTCTACTACGGCACTGCTGGCCAAGAAGGTGAAAAGGTACGGCCGTCAGGCGGTGAGGCGCTCCTGGAGAATGGAAACCCTGCTGGAGACAAACCAGCAGCTTCAGATGGCAGAGGGAGAGGACAAGATTGCGGATGTGGTCTGCAGCCAGCTCTGCCGCCTGCTGGGAAGAGATATCATCTATTTTCCGGGCGAGCCGGACCGGGTGAAGGCAAAGCTCTATCCGCTGGAATCCGGAAGCCAGGCTGAGCTGTTGACTGGTGAGGAAGAGGTGGCCGTAGCCGCCTGGTCCTATAAAAACAACAAACATGCAGGAGCCATGACGACGACACTCCCGGGGGCCAAAGGACTGTATCTTGCGATCCGAAGCGACAGGCGGGTATTCGGCGTTGTGGGAATCCGGATGGGAGAGCGCCAGCTCTCTATATTTGATGAAAGCCTTCTGAACGGGATATTAGGCGATGCAGCTCTGGCAATGGAAAGGGAAAGGACGCAGGAGGAAAAGAATATCGCCCTGATCCGGATGAAGCAGGAGGAAACGCGCCTGAATCTGCTGAGCGGTGTGTTCCACAGGCTGCGCCAGCCGGTGGAGAATGTGTGCCGGGATTCGGCAGAGCTGCGAAGATGCGGAGAGGAGTTGCCGGAGGAAAAGCGACGGGAGCTGTATGACGAATTATATGAGAATTCGGCCAGTCTCTCTGAACTGGCCGGCCATCTGCTGGAAATCCTGTCAGCGGAAAAAGAGGGGAAGAAGATATATGAAAACAGCCAGAAAAAACAGAATTAAACTCTGGAAAGGGGCCGGGATTTCCCTGGGGCTGCTGACGGCGGCCACAGCACTGGGCCTGGTTTTCCGGAGAGCGGACGTTCTGGAAACCAACATCGTCCTGCTGTATATCCTCGCGGTGTTCTTCGCGTCGGCGCTGACAGAGGGATATCTCTATGGTATCTGCATGTCTGTGGCAGCCCTGCTGGCCTTTAATTACTTTTTCACAGAGCCGCGCTACACCCTGAATGTATATAACCCTGGGTATCTGGTCACATTTTGCGTGATGGCTGCGGTTGCGCTGATGACCGGCACTCTGACCTCCAGAGTAAAGAGAGGAGCCATGGAGGCGACCGAGAGGGAAAAAGAGGCTACGGCACTGTACCAATTGACCGGACGGCTGGCTCAGGCAGAAAACATGAGGCAGATTGAAGAACAGGTAGAGGCATCTCTGCAGAGGTTTTTGGGATACAGCGGAAGCTGCCGGGCCTTTGCGGATCTGAACACTGAGAGTGGAGAAACCTCCTGCTGCTGTCCCATCAGCCAGGGGGGCCAGGTGATTGGCACGATCACCGTGCCGGGAAAGAGCCGTGAGGAGCTGGACCGCCGGCAGCAGCGGTTTCTGCAGGCTGTTGCTGAATGTGCCGCCCTGGCCATGTCCAGGGTGCTATCTGTGGAGCAGCAGCAGAAAAGCAGGGAAGAGGCCGAACGGGAGCGGTACAGGGGGGATCTGTTACGGGCCATTTCCCATGACCTGCGGACACCCCTTACAGGGATTATGGGCACTTCAGAGATGATTATGGATATGACGGAAAAAGCAGATCCGCGGTATGAACTGGCGAGAGGGATTAACAAGGACGCTCACTGGCTGCACGGGCTGGTGGAAAACATCCTGAGCCTCACCCGTCTGCAGGAGGGGAGACAGCTTCTGAACCGGCAGCCGGAAGCGGTGGAGGAGATCATCGGAGGAGCTGCCGGACAGATGAGATCACGCGCCCCGGGATATCAGTTTGATGTGCGTGTTCCAGAGGAGGTGCTGGTGATACCCATGGATGGGAAACTGATTATGCAGGTGCTGGTGAACCTCATGGATAATGCGGTAAAGCATTCGAAGCCGGAGGAACCGGTTTCAGTATCAGTGGAAAAGAGCGGCGACAAAAGGTTTGCAGTATTCCGGGTGAGAGACCGGGGAGAGGGTATAGCAGAGCAGGATCTGGACCAGATCTTCCAGGCATTTTATACATCAAAAGTAAATATGGCGGATGTCAGGAGAGGGATCGGGCTGGGTCTGTCCATCTGCGAATCGGTCGTCAGGGCCCATGGAGGCCGGATATGGGCGGCAAACCGTCAGGACGGTCCGGGAGCAGAATTCACCTTTACACTTCCGCTGCAGTGAGGCAGGTGACAGATATGGAATTTCATGGAGAATTAGTATTAATTGTTGAGGACGATCCTCAGATCAGAAACTTTATTCTATATATTCTGAAGCAGGAGGGTCTGAATGGGATCACGGCAGGGAATGCCGGAGATGCCCTTAAGAAGCTGGTGGCGCATCCGGTGGATCTGGTGCTTCTGGATCTCGGCCTGCCCGACAGAGATGGGATGGAGGTGATCGGCAGAGTCAGGGAATGGTCGGAGGTGCCAATCCTCGTGGTGTCCGCCAGAGACCAGGATCGAGAGAAGGCGGCAGCTCTGGATGCCGGAGCTGACGACTATCTGACAAAGCCGTTTTCAGCCACAGAACTGACCGCGAGAATCCGCGTAGCCTTCCGTCACCTGTACCGGGAGGGGATGGTGAGGATGAAAAGCAGTTACCAGGTGGGGAGCCTGGTTCTGGATCTGGAAAAGCGCCAGTTCAGCCTGGATGGAGAATCTCTTCACCTGACTCCCATGGAATTCCGGCTGATGAGCCTCTTCATGAAAAATGCCGGGAAAGTCCTGACGAGCACTTATATTCTGAAGGAGATCTGGGGAAGCGCCGATTCCGACACCCAGGCCCTCAGGGCGCTGATGGCCGCCCTGCGCAGAAAGATAGAGAAAAACCCGGCCAATCCCAGATATCTGTTCACAGAAGTAGGAGTTGGATACCGGATGGCAGATGAATAAACAGTGATTCTCACACAATTCTCACAGGCACTTACGGATTCCTAACACTTCCTTCACAGAAAAAAAGCTATACTGTAACCATGAAGAGGAAAGGAAGTGTATCATATGTCAGAAGAAAGAAAAGCATTATTTCAGCTTTCGATGAAAATTCGTGAGATGGTGGAAAAGAATAAATCCAACAGTGAAGATCAATGGGGAAAATGCCGGGAAATAGTCTGCGGGGCAATGGAGCAATATCCAAACGCAGCAGAGCCCCACAATCTGTATGGAATCCTTCTGGAAGAAGCGGGAAACCATACGGGCGCCATGAAGCATTTCCGCGCTGCGGCCGCACTGGATCCCACTTATCTGCCGGCCAGGAAGAACCTGGAGCGGTTCGGAAGTTTTGAAAGAGATGAAAAAATATACTATACAGAAGAGGACTGCATAGAAAGAAAGGAAAAGGGGTTTGCTTTAAAAAAATTAATGTTTCCAGTGTTTGTTAAAAAGGTATCCTCATTATAAAACTTATATCACAAGAATCTTTATAAAATCTTTACGGGAAGGCAGATGACTTAATTTTAAGTTTACAGATTTTGTGTTATAATAATTCAGATCAATAAAAAGGAAGGAATTCTGCCTTGCGGGGTCTGATGAATGAAGGATGGAGACACACAGAGAGAGACGCGGAGAATTAAAGATCTTTTTTGGCTATGCGGCAGGGGTCGGCAAGACCAGTGCCATGCTGAAGTCGGCCTGGGAACAGCTTGAGAAGGGGCGGGATGTAGTCTGCGGCCATGTGGAGCAGCACAGCCGGGCGTCAGTGCTGGAGATGGCGGCGGAGCTGCCGCAGGTTCCGGAGAAAGAGAACAGGGAGCTGGATCTGGACGGCCTGATGGCCAGAAGGCCGGAACTGGCGGTCGTGGATGAACTGGCTCATACCAACCGTCCCGGCGGACGCCATGAGAAGAGGTATCAGGATATTGAAGAGCTGCTGAACAGCGGAATTGATGTCTATACGACGCTGAACGTACAGCACCTCGAAAGCCTCTGTGATGTGGCGGCGTCCATCACAGGAACGATTGTCAGAGAACGGATTCCTGATAAGATATTCGACAGAGCTGCCCAGGTGGAACTGGTGGACCTGGAGCCAGAAGAGCTGAGGAGGAGGATCCGGGAAGGGGATGTGGTCCGGGAGAGCCAGATAGAAACTGCGCTGCAAAATTATTTTACTCTTGAAAAGCTGACTGCTCTCAGGAAGCTGGCCCTCAGGCGCTGTGCAGAGAGGTCCGGACATGCAGGAAAGCCGGAGCGGAGAAAGGGTGCCGGTGAATTCCGGACGGAGGAGAGCATTCTCGTAGGACTGTCTTCCTCTCCTTCTAATGAAAAGATATTACGGGCGGCAGCCAGAATGGCCGGGGCTTTCGGAGGAAGGCTGACAGCCCTGTTTGTGGAAACGCCTGAGACAGAGGCAATGAATCGGGAGAATAAGGAAAGGCTGCGGAATCATATGCATCTGGCTGAACAACTGGGAGCTGTGATTGAGACGGTATATGGAGAGGATGTGGCCTTCCAGATTGCTGAATACGCGAGGATCTCCGGCACAACCAAGGTTGTGGTGGGCAGAAGCGGAGTGAAAAAGAACAGGTTCTCGCTGAAGGCTTCGTTTTCAGAGAAGCTGACCTTTTATCTGCCTGATATAGATATTTATATTATTCCGGAACAGGAGACGGCAGAAGCCGTCCTGCACCGGAAGAAAGTATTGAATGAAAAGCTGACCAGCGGGGATTTTGTGAAGTCCCTGCTGATTTTGGTGGGAGCCACGATCATAGGAAAAGCGTTTCAGAGCCTGGGCTTCGGAGAGGCGAACATTATCATGGTTTATATCCTGGGGGTACTGGTGACAGCCGTGGCAACCTCTCACCGGGTATTCAGCCTGTGTTCTTCACTGGTCAGCGTGCTGGCCTTTAACTTCTTCTTCACGAAGCCAGAATATACGCTGAAAGCTTATGACGCCAGTTATCCAGTCACATTCCTGATCATGTTCACGGCCGCTTTTCTGGCCAGCTCTCTGGCTCTGAAAATCAAGAAGCAGGCCCGGCAGTCAGCGAAAACGGCTTACCGCACACAGGTGCTCCTGGATACGAATCAGCTGCTGCAGCAGGAAAAAGATGGGGCAGGCATTGCCAAGACTGCGGTCCGTCAGTTGATGAAGCTGCTGAAGAGAGACATCATTTACTATGGCGCGTCCGGCGGAAGCCTGGAAGAACCTCTGATCTGCCCCGCAGGAGAAGACGGCAGGGGGAGGTTTGGTTATCTGGATGATAATGAGAAAGCAGTTGCAGCCTGGGTGTACAGGAACAACAAACGTGCCGGGGCGTCCACCAGTACGCTGGGAAGTGCCAAATGCCTGTACCTGGCCATCAGAAGCCAGGGGGCCGTCTATGGGGTCGTCGGAATTGCACTGGAACAGGGAGAAAGCCTGAGCGCATTCGAGAATAACCTGGTGCTGTCCATCCTTCTGGAATGCGCGGTTGCGCTGGAAAAGGAACAGCTGCGCCAGAAACGGGAGGAGGCCCAGGCCCAGGCGAAGAATGAACAGCTGAGGGCTAATCTCCTCAGGTCAATTTCCCATGACCTGCGGACCCCACTGACGTCTATATCCGGAAATGCGGGAATCCTCATGAGCAATCCTCTGGATGAGATAACCAGAAAGAGGCTTTATACAGACATCTATGACGATTCCATGTGGCTGTACAATCTGGTGGAAAACCTGCTGTCTGTGACCCGGATGGAAGATGGCACCATGCATATCAATATGCAGGCGGAGCTGCTGGAGGAATTGGTCATGGAGGCTCTGAGACATGTAAGCAGGAAAAGCAAAGAGCACGTGATCCGGGCGGAGCTGCCGGACGACCTGCAGCTGGTGCGGGTGGATTCCAAGCTGATTGTACAGGTACTGATCAATCTGGTCGATAATGCGATCAAATATACGCCCGGGGGCTCAGAGATCGTGATCCGTTCCCGGGCGGAAGGCGGCCGGGTGCTGATTTCTGTGGCCGACGACGGTCCGGGTATACCTGATGAACAAAAGAGCAGAGTGTTTGAAATGTTTTATACTGCCGGGAATACGGTGGCTGATTCCAGGAGAGGAATGGGACTGGGGCTGGCGCTGTGCAAATCGATCATAACGGCTCACGGAGGACAGATTACAGTGACAGACAACAGTCCTCACGGGGCGGTCTTCACATTTTCATTGACGGCTGAGGAGGTAAAGATTCATGAATAAATATATGATTCTGGTGGTGGAGGATGATGCGGCGATACGCAACCTGATCGTTACAACGCTGGAGACTCAGGGATACCGTTATAAAACGGCTGTCTCAGGAAAAGAAGCCCTCATGGAGGCGGCTACCCACAATCCGGATATTTTGCTGCTGGATCTGGGCTTGCCGGATCTGGACGGTGTGGACATCATACGGAAGATCAGGACCTGGTCTACCATGCCGATCATCGTGGTCAGTGCCCGAAGTGAGGATTCCGATAAAATAGAAGCGCTGGACGCCGGAGCTGATGATTATCTGACAAAGCCCTTCTCCGTGGAGGAGCTGCTTGCGAGGCTCAGGGTATCTATCCGGAGAATCAGCTATAATCAGGGGCTGACAGAAGAAAACCCTGTGTTCGTAAATGGAGAGCTGAAAATTGACTATGCTTCAGGCTGCGCTTACCTGAAGGAGGAAGAGTTGCACCTGACGCCGATAGAATATAAGCTGCTGTGTCTTCTGGCGAAAAATGTGGGAAAGGTGCTGACACACACCTATCTAACCAGAGAGATCTGGGGAAGCGCCTTTGAAAGCGATGTGGCGTCCCTGCGGGTCTTTATGGCGACCCTGCGGAAAAAAATAGAGACAGACACCACCCATCCCCAGTATATTCAGACCCATGTG includes:
- the kdpB gene encoding potassium-transporting ATPase subunit KdpB; the encoded protein is MSSNKTTTAGVLKDRKMLLRAVGDAFRKLAPRTQVKNPVMFLVFVSAILTSILFIVSLFGIRDAQPGFILGIAVILWFTVLFANFAEAIAEGRGKAQADTLRAAKREVEAHRIPAPGRRDEITKVLSADLKKGDFVIVTAGEQIPGDGEVVEGAASVDESAITGESAPVIREAGGDRSAVTGGTMVLSDWIVIRITSDPGESFLDKMISMVEGAARKKTPNEIALEIFLVALSIIFILVTMSLYAYSLFSANQMGVPNPTSVTALVALLVCLAPTTIGALLSAIGIAGMSRLNEANVLAMSGRAIEAAGDVDTLLLDKTGTITLGNRQASEFIAVDGHSVRELADAAQLSSLPDETPEGRSVVILAKEKFNIRQRSLEGTDMKFIPFTAKTRMSGVDTNEFQIRKGAADAMKAYVESSGGIYSRECEDVVTKIANQGGTPLVVAKNHIILGVIYLKDIIKSGVKEKFADLRKMGIRTVMVTGDNPLTAAAIAAEAGVDDFISEATPETKLEKIRELQNKGHMVAMTGDGTNDAPALAQADVAVAMNTGTQAAKEAGNMVDLDSSPTKLIDIVRIGKQLLMTRGSLTTFSIANDVAKYFAIIPALFMSLYPGLATLNIMKLHSAESAIFSAIIYNALIIIALIPLALKGVKYREVSAGKLLSRNLLIYGLGGIIAPFICIKVIDMLLVLFGLF
- the kdpC gene encoding potassium-transporting ATPase subunit KdpC; the protein is MTKKKSTFSRALLLFFIMMILCGLIYTVVCTGLSQLFFGRKANGSIIEVNGVKYGSELLAQQFNDESHMWGRIMNLDVSTYTDEDGNALMYAGPSNKSPASEEYRETIGERVAMIKEANPDAEMEQVPVELVTASGSGLDPHISPAAAEYQVPRLAKANGMTEEEVRSIIKKYTTGRFLGIFGEETVNVLEVNLALEGIL
- a CDS encoding sensor histidine kinase, coding for MEMDNRPDPDRLLKQVESEEQNRKKGKLKIFFGYAAGVGKTYAMLQAARQAAAEGTDTVAGYVEPHARPETTALLDGLEVLPVREIPYKNILLKEFDLDAALARNPQLILVDELAHTNAPGSRHTKRYQDIQELLAAGITVYTTVNVQHLESLTDIVASFTGIVIHERIPDFVFDGADKIELVDIEPEELLARFQEGKVYRKQQAGRAMDHFFTIDNLQALREIALRRTADQVNLKTERMREQNRGSEYCTDEHILVCLSPSPSNAKVIRAAARMVKAFKARFSAVYVDSGRNKPLNSEDLMRLQMNEKLAEQLEARIITLFGESITGQIAEYARVAGVSKIVLGRSYTKHKKSSFSEQLAKLLPKLEIYLIPDTYSSAYRGKYSRKGRTAVVKNKEERQTHMMRDLAVLAAILAISTAAAVCFRALGLDDSNSIMIYILGILLTALITEKQIYSLFSVLGGVVCFNLLFTEPIGTLLVSQPGYFVTFGVMFAVGSTTALLAKKVKRYGRQAVRRSWRMETLLETNQQLQMAEGEDKIADVVCSQLCRLLGRDIIYFPGEPDRVKAKLYPLESGSQAELLTGEEEVAVAAWSYKNNKHAGAMTTTLPGAKGLYLAIRSDRRVFGVVGIRMGERQLSIFDESLLNGILGDAALAMERERTQEEKNIALIRMKQEETRLNLLSGVFHRLRQPVENVCRDSAELRRCGEELPEEKRRELYDELYENSASLSELAGHLLEILSAEKEGKKIYENSQKKQN
- a CDS encoding DUF4118 domain-containing protein; translated protein: MKTARKNRIKLWKGAGISLGLLTAATALGLVFRRADVLETNIVLLYILAVFFASALTEGYLYGICMSVAALLAFNYFFTEPRYTLNVYNPGYLVTFCVMAAVALMTGTLTSRVKRGAMEATEREKEATALYQLTGRLAQAENMRQIEEQVEASLQRFLGYSGSCRAFADLNTESGETSCCCPISQGGQVIGTITVPGKSREELDRRQQRFLQAVAECAALAMSRVLSVEQQQKSREEAERERYRGDLLRAISHDLRTPLTGIMGTSEMIMDMTEKADPRYELARGINKDAHWLHGLVENILSLTRLQEGRQLLNRQPEAVEEIIGGAAGQMRSRAPGYQFDVRVPEEVLVIPMDGKLIMQVLVNLMDNAVKHSKPEEPVSVSVEKSGDKRFAVFRVRDRGEGIAEQDLDQIFQAFYTSKVNMADVRRGIGLGLSICESVVRAHGGRIWAANRQDGPGAEFTFTLPLQ
- a CDS encoding response regulator, whose product is MEFHGELVLIVEDDPQIRNFILYILKQEGLNGITAGNAGDALKKLVAHPVDLVLLDLGLPDRDGMEVIGRVREWSEVPILVVSARDQDREKAAALDAGADDYLTKPFSATELTARIRVAFRHLYREGMVRMKSSYQVGSLVLDLEKRQFSLDGESLHLTPMEFRLMSLFMKNAGKVLTSTYILKEIWGSADSDTQALRALMAALRRKIEKNPANPRYLFTEVGVGYRMADE
- a CDS encoding sensor histidine kinase, with the protein product METHRERRGELKIFFGYAAGVGKTSAMLKSAWEQLEKGRDVVCGHVEQHSRASVLEMAAELPQVPEKENRELDLDGLMARRPELAVVDELAHTNRPGGRHEKRYQDIEELLNSGIDVYTTLNVQHLESLCDVAASITGTIVRERIPDKIFDRAAQVELVDLEPEELRRRIREGDVVRESQIETALQNYFTLEKLTALRKLALRRCAERSGHAGKPERRKGAGEFRTEESILVGLSSSPSNEKILRAAARMAGAFGGRLTALFVETPETEAMNRENKERLRNHMHLAEQLGAVIETVYGEDVAFQIAEYARISGTTKVVVGRSGVKKNRFSLKASFSEKLTFYLPDIDIYIIPEQETAEAVLHRKKVLNEKLTSGDFVKSLLILVGATIIGKAFQSLGFGEANIIMVYILGVLVTAVATSHRVFSLCSSLVSVLAFNFFFTKPEYTLKAYDASYPVTFLIMFTAAFLASSLALKIKKQARQSAKTAYRTQVLLDTNQLLQQEKDGAGIAKTAVRQLMKLLKRDIIYYGASGGSLEEPLICPAGEDGRGRFGYLDDNEKAVAAWVYRNNKRAGASTSTLGSAKCLYLAIRSQGAVYGVVGIALEQGESLSAFENNLVLSILLECAVALEKEQLRQKREEAQAQAKNEQLRANLLRSISHDLRTPLTSISGNAGILMSNPLDEITRKRLYTDIYDDSMWLYNLVENLLSVTRMEDGTMHINMQAELLEELVMEALRHVSRKSKEHVIRAELPDDLQLVRVDSKLIVQVLINLVDNAIKYTPGGSEIVIRSRAEGGRVLISVADDGPGIPDEQKSRVFEMFYTAGNTVADSRRGMGLGLALCKSIITAHGGQITVTDNSPHGAVFTFSLTAEEVKIHE
- a CDS encoding response regulator encodes the protein MNKYMILVVEDDAAIRNLIVTTLETQGYRYKTAVSGKEALMEAATHNPDILLLDLGLPDLDGVDIIRKIRTWSTMPIIVVSARSEDSDKIEALDAGADDYLTKPFSVEELLARLRVSIRRISYNQGLTEENPVFVNGELKIDYASGCAYLKEEELHLTPIEYKLLCLLAKNVGKVLTHTYLTREIWGSAFESDVASLRVFMATLRKKIETDTTHPQYIQTHVGVGYRMIRI